The following are encoded together in the Pedobacter steynii genome:
- a CDS encoding 3-phosphoshikimate 1-carboxyvinyltransferase translates to MSKHALVSFTGNKKIHTEIALTGSKSECNRALIISAASKGSVKVDNMSIAADSVTLDRILKQVSASDPHQQTVDVGPAGTAMRFLTAYLPTLPGQFLLTGTERMKQRPIGILAEALKAIGAEISYAEKEGFPPLSITGPLAQSKGTVQIKGDISSQYISALLMIAPTLEQGLTLQIEGELTSLPYVNMTLNMLEEAGIQHAWGGNNISIKPQPFKAATLVVEPDWSAASYWYSIACLAEEAEISLPYLKEKSLQGDSRIRSIMTAFGVQTVTTATGLTLTSSATDFSDEILDLKDCPDLAQTIIVCAAALKKNLSFTGLETLKIKETDRIKALQNELAKIGVILSENNLVYTLNCEGLHFPDSVTFGTYEDHRMAMAFAPLSLLIKEVILEEMDVVEKSYPDFWKDLKKAGFTVEVI, encoded by the coding sequence ATGAGTAAGCATGCACTTGTTTCTTTTACCGGAAACAAAAAAATCCATACAGAGATTGCGCTTACGGGCTCTAAAAGCGAGTGCAACAGGGCATTAATTATCAGTGCGGCAAGCAAAGGTTCGGTAAAAGTCGACAACATGTCTATTGCAGCCGATTCGGTAACACTAGACCGCATTTTAAAACAGGTTTCCGCCTCAGATCCACATCAGCAAACTGTTGATGTGGGCCCTGCAGGTACGGCAATGCGCTTCTTAACCGCCTATCTTCCTACTCTTCCAGGTCAGTTTTTACTCACCGGAACGGAACGGATGAAACAGCGTCCGATTGGTATTCTTGCAGAAGCTTTAAAAGCAATTGGTGCGGAAATCAGCTATGCGGAAAAAGAGGGTTTTCCTCCTTTAAGCATTACCGGCCCTTTAGCTCAAAGCAAGGGAACGGTTCAGATCAAAGGAGACATCAGCAGTCAGTATATATCTGCATTGTTAATGATTGCCCCTACTTTGGAGCAGGGATTGACTTTACAGATTGAAGGCGAGCTAACCTCTCTTCCCTATGTAAATATGACCCTGAATATGCTGGAAGAAGCAGGAATCCAACATGCCTGGGGTGGGAATAATATCAGCATCAAACCGCAGCCTTTCAAAGCGGCAACACTGGTGGTAGAGCCCGACTGGAGCGCAGCTTCCTACTGGTATAGCATTGCCTGTTTAGCAGAAGAAGCAGAAATTTCTTTACCCTATTTAAAGGAAAAAAGCTTACAGGGTGATAGTAGAATCAGGTCGATCATGACTGCATTTGGTGTACAGACTGTCACTACAGCTACAGGCCTCACCTTAACCTCTTCAGCTACAGATTTCAGCGATGAAATTTTAGACCTTAAAGATTGCCCGGATTTAGCACAAACCATTATCGTATGTGCTGCCGCTTTAAAGAAAAACCTATCCTTTACCGGACTGGAGACCTTAAAAATCAAGGAGACAGACCGAATTAAAGCTTTGCAGAATGAACTTGCAAAAATTGGTGTAATTTTAAGCGAAAACAATCTGGTTTACACTTTGAATTGTGAAGGACTTCATTTCCCCGACAGCGTGACTTTTGGCACCTATGAAGATCATCGCATGGCGATGGCCTTTGCTCCGCTCAGCCTTTTGATTAAAGAGGTGATATTGGAAGAAATGGACGTAGTAGAGAAATCTTACCCTGACTTCTGGAAAGACCTGAAAAAAGCAGGTTTTACTGTTGAAGTGATTTAA
- the aroB gene encoding 3-dehydroquinate synthase, with the protein MNVIESSGHHIHFESELAPLANLIEAGKYSKVFVFTDRNTSEFCLPFFQEMLGDFTGFDLIETDPGEENKNIDFCIGIWKTLLDFEADRKCLMINLGGGVITDMGGFIASTYKRGIDFINIPTTLLSQVDASVGGKTGIDIDNVKNMVGTFSLPQAVFIESSFLNTLPERELLSGFAEMIKHGLIVDGAYYHNLKSADYKHIEPIAIRRSVEIKNEVVTEDPQEKGRRKILNFGHTIGHAVESYSLINDKAPLTHGEAIAVGMICEGYLSSTNNTLSEAELEDITKYILSLYPAYELKSKSFTDLLGFMQSDKKNEHGQILFSLLNKIGACDYNCIVTEKDILESLSYYNNQVK; encoded by the coding sequence ATGAACGTAATAGAAAGCTCAGGCCATCATATTCATTTTGAATCCGAACTTGCTCCCTTAGCAAACCTGATAGAAGCGGGTAAATACAGTAAAGTATTTGTTTTTACAGACCGCAATACCTCCGAGTTCTGTCTGCCTTTTTTCCAGGAAATGTTGGGAGATTTTACAGGATTTGACCTGATTGAAACCGATCCGGGTGAAGAAAACAAGAACATTGATTTCTGTATTGGTATATGGAAAACTTTACTTGATTTTGAAGCAGATCGCAAATGTCTAATGATCAATCTGGGAGGAGGAGTCATTACAGATATGGGGGGCTTCATTGCTTCTACCTATAAACGTGGCATTGATTTTATCAATATTCCGACGACCTTACTTTCTCAGGTGGATGCTTCCGTAGGTGGCAAAACCGGGATTGACATTGATAATGTAAAGAATATGGTAGGTACTTTTTCGCTGCCACAGGCTGTTTTCATTGAAAGTTCTTTCCTGAATACCTTACCTGAAAGAGAATTACTTTCCGGATTTGCAGAAATGATCAAGCATGGTCTGATCGTAGATGGTGCCTATTACCACAACCTGAAAAGCGCCGACTATAAACATATCGAACCAATTGCCATCCGCCGTTCTGTAGAAATCAAAAATGAAGTCGTAACGGAAGATCCACAGGAAAAAGGACGTCGCAAGATTTTAAATTTTGGTCATACCATCGGGCATGCGGTAGAAAGCTATTCACTGATCAACGACAAGGCACCTTTAACACATGGCGAAGCCATTGCCGTAGGGATGATCTGTGAAGGCTATTTATCCAGTACCAATAACACCCTGAGCGAAGCAGAACTGGAAGACATCACGAAGTATATTCTGAGCCTTTACCCTGCCTATGAGCTCAAAAGTAAGAGCTTTACGGACCTTTTAGGCTTCATGCAAAGCGATAAAAAGAATGAACATGGACAAATTCTGTTCTCTCTGTTGAACAAAATCGGTGCCTGTGATTACAATTGTATCGTTACGGAGAAGGACATCCTGGAGAGTTTAAGCTATTACAACAATCAGGTTAAATAA
- a CDS encoding chorismate mutase: MKLQLNIQPLNTWLNTNNEPLIISGPCSAETEEQLLTTAHLLAATGKVSVLRAGIWKPRTRPGEFEGIGSIGLEWLKRAKAETGLPTAVEVANAKHVEEALAAGVDILWIGARSTVNPFTVQEIADALKGVDIPVLVKNPVNPDLQLWVGALERINGAGITKLGAIHRGFSSFEKSSFRNEPMWELAIQLKTLCPDLPIINDPSHICGNRELIPYISQKALDLDMQGLMIESHVDPSVAWTDAKQQVTPAALSELVERLTVREPESQNEAFVDQLADLRKQIDKIDDQLLQKLGERMAIVGKIGEFKRDNQVTILQVNRWDAIMNKGISFAKALKLDLNFTEKFLELVHGESIRKQTEIMNAGKAEKGLAAETHTEVKS, from the coding sequence ATGAAATTACAATTGAACATCCAGCCATTAAATACCTGGCTTAACACCAACAACGAGCCATTAATTATCTCAGGACCATGCAGTGCAGAAACTGAAGAGCAACTGTTAACAACAGCACATTTATTGGCTGCAACCGGAAAAGTATCGGTTTTGAGAGCTGGAATATGGAAGCCACGTACCCGTCCGGGAGAGTTTGAAGGTATCGGCAGCATTGGATTAGAGTGGTTGAAAAGAGCAAAAGCTGAAACAGGATTGCCTACTGCTGTTGAGGTTGCCAATGCGAAACACGTAGAGGAAGCTTTGGCTGCTGGTGTAGATATTTTATGGATTGGTGCACGTTCAACTGTAAACCCATTCACCGTTCAGGAGATTGCGGATGCTTTAAAAGGTGTTGACATCCCGGTATTGGTTAAAAACCCGGTAAATCCTGACCTTCAGTTATGGGTTGGCGCATTGGAGCGCATCAACGGTGCCGGAATCACTAAGTTAGGTGCCATTCACCGTGGTTTCTCTTCATTTGAGAAAAGCTCATTCCGTAACGAGCCAATGTGGGAACTGGCCATTCAATTGAAAACTTTATGCCCTGACCTTCCGATCATCAACGATCCAAGTCATATCTGCGGTAACCGCGAATTAATCCCTTACATCTCTCAAAAAGCACTGGATTTAGACATGCAAGGTCTGATGATCGAATCGCATGTTGATCCTTCAGTAGCCTGGACAGATGCAAAACAACAAGTTACCCCTGCTGCATTAAGCGAATTGGTGGAACGTTTAACTGTACGTGAACCAGAATCTCAAAACGAAGCTTTTGTAGATCAACTGGCTGATTTGCGTAAGCAGATTGATAAAATCGATGATCAGTTGTTACAGAAATTAGGAGAACGTATGGCCATCGTAGGTAAAATCGGTGAATTCAAACGTGACAACCAGGTAACGATTTTACAGGTAAACCGTTGGGATGCCATCATGAACAAAGGAATTTCATTTGCTAAAGCGCTAAAATTAGACTTGAACTTTACAGAGAAATTCTTAGAATTGGTTCACGGTGAATCTATCCGTAAACAAACAGAAATTATGAATGCCGGCAAAGCAGAAAAAGGCCTTGCGGCAGAAACACATACAGAAGTTAAGTCTTAA
- a CDS encoding DUF962 domain-containing protein gives MTEKRFKTLKEFYPFYLTEHRNLTSRVLHFIGTGLVVLSVFTGILFHEWRFILATPFLGYGFAWVGHFFFEKNKPATFQYPLFSLASDFLLFWDLLTGNQSFKAK, from the coding sequence ATGACGGAAAAAAGATTCAAAACTCTGAAAGAATTCTATCCATTCTATTTAACAGAGCATAGAAATTTAACCAGTCGTGTGTTACATTTTATAGGAACGGGCCTCGTTGTTCTTTCTGTATTTACAGGAATCCTGTTTCATGAATGGCGTTTCATTTTAGCAACGCCATTCCTGGGATATGGCTTTGCCTGGGTCGGACATTTCTTTTTTGAGAAAAACAAACCTGCCACTTTCCAGTACCCCCTCTTCAGCCTCGCCAGCGATTTTCTTTTATTCTGGGACTTACTCACAGGAAATCAAAGCTTTAAGGCGAAATAA
- the aroC gene encoding chorismate synthase, translating into MAGNTFGQLFRISTFGESHGAAIGVILDGCPAQLPIDLDFIQSELDKRRPGQSKITTQRKESDTVQILSGTFEGKSTGTPIAMLIPNEDQRSKDYSHNTDIYRPSHADYTYDAKYGIRDHRGGGRSSARETAARVAAGAIAKLLLKHHGIEIFAHVSAVGRIIAPNLESSLTVDQLLEIREENIVRCADPATAREMIECIDGIRKDGDTIGGKVSCIIRNCPVGLGEPVFDKLHADLGKAMLSINAVHGFEYGSGFSGSEMRGSEHNDIFIPGNEAPKTLTNFSGGIQGGISNGMEINFTVAFKPVATIMHNQQTINAAGEAAEIKGKGRHDPCVVPRAVVIVEAMAALVLADQLLRNKSSKLD; encoded by the coding sequence ATGGCAGGTAATACATTCGGACAACTATTTCGCATCAGCACTTTTGGGGAATCCCACGGTGCCGCTATTGGTGTTATATTAGATGGTTGTCCGGCACAATTGCCAATTGACCTGGATTTTATCCAGTCAGAATTGGATAAGCGCAGGCCAGGGCAATCGAAAATCACTACGCAAAGGAAAGAAAGTGATACCGTTCAGATTCTTTCGGGAACATTTGAAGGTAAAAGTACCGGTACTCCTATTGCGATGCTGATCCCGAATGAAGACCAGCGTAGTAAAGACTATAGTCATAATACCGATATTTATCGTCCTTCTCATGCAGATTACACCTATGATGCAAAGTATGGCATCCGTGACCACCGTGGTGGTGGGCGTTCCTCTGCAAGAGAAACTGCTGCCCGCGTTGCTGCAGGAGCCATTGCCAAATTGCTGTTAAAGCACCACGGCATTGAAATCTTCGCCCATGTGTCTGCCGTAGGACGTATCATTGCGCCCAACCTGGAATCGTCCTTAACTGTAGATCAGCTTTTGGAAATCAGGGAAGAGAACATTGTACGTTGTGCAGATCCCGCAACCGCGAGAGAAATGATTGAATGTATTGATGGCATCAGAAAAGATGGGGATACCATTGGGGGTAAAGTTAGCTGTATCATCAGAAACTGTCCTGTTGGACTGGGTGAGCCTGTATTTGACAAGCTACATGCAGATCTGGGTAAAGCGATGCTCAGCATCAATGCTGTACATGGTTTTGAATATGGATCCGGATTTAGCGGAAGCGAAATGAGGGGATCAGAACATAACGACATCTTTATTCCCGGCAATGAGGCGCCAAAAACATTAACCAACTTCTCCGGGGGAATCCAGGGAGGTATTTCAAATGGAATGGAAATCAACTTCACTGTGGCATTTAAACCTGTAGCAACCATCATGCACAATCAGCAGACCATTAATGCTGCTGGCGAAGCGGCAGAGATCAAAGGTAAAGGCCGTCATGATCCATGTGTAGTGCCGCGTGCGGTAGTTATCGTGGAGGCGATGGCTGCTTTGGTGTTGGCAGACCAGTTACTCAGAAATAAAAGCAGCAAATTGGATTAA
- a CDS encoding DapH/DapD/GlmU-related protein, whose translation MKDIFHRLRGGGLVHLQDPEFYKVDEVVNRTLALSPGLNASTSIEETRQKLSEIVGYALDKSTTVFAPFHTNFGRFIKIGKHVFINHACSFLDMGGITLEDHVLIGPRVNLVTENHPLLPDERRGMLCQPILIKRNAWIGAGSTILPGVTVGENAIVAAGAVVSKDVPADTVVGGVPAKILKQIVEFNEVNKTNNNEKYNANNNRSADVY comes from the coding sequence ATGAAAGATATTTTCCACAGACTTCGGGGCGGTGGGTTGGTCCATCTACAAGATCCAGAATTTTACAAAGTAGACGAAGTAGTTAATCGTACACTGGCGCTATCTCCAGGACTCAACGCTTCGACAAGTATTGAGGAGACCAGGCAGAAGCTAAGTGAGATTGTAGGTTATGCATTAGACAAGAGCACAACTGTGTTTGCTCCGTTTCACACAAACTTTGGTCGCTTCATTAAGATCGGCAAACATGTTTTTATCAATCATGCATGCTCTTTTTTAGATATGGGCGGGATTACGCTTGAAGATCATGTTCTAATCGGTCCGAGAGTAAATCTGGTGACAGAAAACCATCCTTTGCTGCCAGATGAAAGACGAGGAATGCTGTGCCAACCTATTCTAATTAAACGGAATGCCTGGATAGGGGCAGGTTCCACCATATTACCGGGAGTTACCGTTGGTGAGAACGCAATTGTTGCCGCAGGTGCCGTAGTTTCAAAAGATGTCCCTGCTGACACCGTAGTAGGTGGTGTTCCGGCAAAAATACTCAAACAAATAGTAGAATTTAATGAAGTAAATAAAACAAATAACAATGAGAAATATAATGCTAACAATAATCGCAGTGCTGATGTCTATTAA
- a CDS encoding helix-turn-helix domain-containing protein: MVTKIGRQVSEFNNELKLKGFNVWQLEADSQATRIYNRKDFYKICLTTGKSIVHYADRSFEHEGTILFFGNPHIPYSWETLSTTYVGYTVLFSDGFFSASERSESLQHSPLFKIGGTPILKIDEDKRDFLSSIFLKMIEEQKSNYVYKDDLIRNYINLIIHEALKIQPSANFDQHKNAAGRLTSVFFELLERQFPIETTDRPLQFKTAQDYAGALNVHANYLNRAVKEITGKPTTAHITERIITEAKALLQHTAWNIAEIAYALGFEYPTYFNNFFKKMTGTNPTAFREASV; this comes from the coding sequence ATGGTTACGAAAATCGGACGTCAGGTATCAGAATTCAACAATGAATTGAAGTTAAAAGGCTTTAACGTATGGCAACTGGAGGCTGATAGCCAGGCAACTCGTATTTATAATCGTAAAGACTTCTATAAAATTTGCCTCACTACAGGCAAAAGCATTGTTCATTATGCGGATCGAAGTTTCGAGCATGAAGGAACAATTTTATTCTTTGGTAATCCTCATATTCCTTATTCCTGGGAGACACTTTCTACTACTTATGTAGGCTATACCGTGCTTTTTTCAGACGGCTTTTTTAGTGCTTCAGAGCGTAGCGAAAGCCTGCAACATTCACCCTTATTTAAAATTGGAGGTACTCCAATACTGAAAATAGATGAAGATAAGAGAGATTTTCTGAGCTCCATTTTTCTGAAAATGATTGAGGAGCAAAAGAGCAACTATGTTTATAAAGACGACCTGATCAGAAATTATATCAACCTGATTATCCACGAGGCCCTTAAAATACAACCATCGGCCAATTTCGATCAGCACAAAAATGCGGCAGGACGACTTACCTCTGTCTTTTTTGAACTACTTGAAAGACAATTTCCAATTGAAACTACCGATAGACCGCTACAATTTAAAACAGCTCAGGATTATGCAGGTGCATTAAATGTCCATGCTAATTATCTCAACAGGGCCGTGAAAGAAATTACTGGCAAACCGACCACCGCCCACATTACTGAACGCATTATCACGGAAGCAAAAGCACTACTACAACATACGGCTTGGAATATTGCCGAAATTGCATACGCCCTAGGCTTCGAGTATCCTACTTATTTCAACAACTTTTTTAAAAAGATGACGGGAACGAATCCAACTGCCTTTCGCGAAGCATCGGTTTGA
- a CDS encoding class I SAM-dependent methyltransferase produces the protein MNSKQLISRDIELFYNKASEETRLNKGMGVFEFERIKSLVEKYVPLTSSKIIDVGGGTGKYSEWLAKKGHEVYLIEPVLKHIQIAKDRASKLKNKYFVYLGEARNLDFPDNFADIIILHGPLYHLQKKEDREKAICEAKRVVKIGGIILGFSINYTASTLVGLLQGLIHKGTFFNMCKEELTTGIHNPPDDFPWLLAEAYYHKPNELKDEFVKQDLTYINIYAVEGMAWLDKDYFLNLLDMKKRKTLMELIQITENDSYLLPFSPHMMIAVKKTINL, from the coding sequence ATGAATAGTAAACAGTTAATAAGTAGAGATATAGAACTCTTTTATAATAAAGCATCCGAAGAAACTAGATTGAACAAAGGTATGGGAGTGTTTGAATTTGAAAGAATTAAATCACTCGTCGAAAAATATGTTCCACTCACATCCTCTAAAATAATTGATGTTGGTGGAGGTACAGGTAAATATTCAGAATGGCTTGCAAAAAAAGGGCATGAGGTATACTTAATTGAGCCAGTCCTTAAACATATTCAAATAGCTAAGGATAGAGCTAGTAAATTAAAAAACAAATATTTCGTTTATTTAGGAGAAGCTAGAAATTTAGACTTCCCAGATAATTTTGCTGATATCATAATTCTACACGGGCCGCTTTATCATCTTCAAAAAAAAGAAGACAGAGAAAAAGCGATTTGTGAAGCCAAACGAGTTGTAAAAATAGGCGGTATTATTTTAGGGTTTTCTATAAATTATACGGCATCAACTTTAGTTGGGCTTTTACAAGGGCTAATTCATAAAGGTACTTTCTTTAATATGTGCAAAGAAGAGCTCACAACAGGCATTCATAATCCTCCAGATGATTTTCCCTGGCTTCTAGCGGAAGCATATTATCATAAACCAAATGAGTTAAAAGATGAATTTGTGAAACAGGACTTGACGTATATAAATATCTATGCAGTTGAGGGGATGGCGTGGCTGGATAAAGATTACTTTTTGAATCTTTTGGATATGAAAAAGAGAAAGACCTTAATGGAACTTATCCAGATCACTGAAAACGATAGCTACCTTTTACCATTTAGTCCGCATATGATGATAGCGGTAAAAAAAACAATCAATTTATGA
- a CDS encoding proline dehydrogenase family protein: METFPKKTLNFDNTEIAFRNKSNSELNAGYWLFKVISSNFLTKVGPPITNFFLNIGLPIKSIIKATIFKHFCGGETIAECEHTIQQLTTGHVGTILDYSVEGEEQESVFDFTCEEIIRTIERAAGDKRIPITVFKVTGIGRFGLLEKLDAKQELTAAEQAEFEKVKARCEKICRRAFDKNVPIMVDAEETWIQNTIDELAMDMMRLFNKESIIVYNTYQMYRHDKLADLKADHLIAKASGFILGVKMVRGAYMEKERKRAEEMGYLSPIQPNKEASDRDYNESLNYCMAHINEIAIVCGTHNEESCRLLAELLDQHQIGHNHPHVYFAQLLGMSDNLSFNLSDAGYNVAKYVPYGPIKAVMPYLFRRAQENTSIAGATSRELGLIIKEKQRRKL; this comes from the coding sequence ATGGAAACTTTTCCCAAAAAAACCTTGAATTTTGACAACACCGAAATCGCTTTTCGCAATAAATCAAATTCAGAACTGAATGCTGGATACTGGCTTTTTAAAGTGATCAGCAGTAATTTCCTAACCAAAGTAGGCCCGCCAATCACTAATTTTTTTCTGAATATCGGTTTACCAATAAAATCAATCATCAAGGCAACCATCTTTAAACATTTTTGTGGTGGAGAGACAATTGCAGAATGTGAACATACTATTCAGCAGCTTACAACTGGTCATGTAGGTACCATTTTAGATTATTCAGTAGAAGGAGAAGAGCAGGAGTCGGTATTCGACTTTACCTGTGAGGAGATCATCAGAACAATAGAAAGGGCTGCGGGGGATAAACGCATTCCAATTACCGTTTTTAAGGTGACTGGTATCGGCCGCTTCGGACTATTGGAGAAACTGGATGCCAAACAGGAATTAACAGCAGCAGAACAGGCAGAATTTGAGAAAGTAAAAGCCAGATGTGAAAAGATCTGCAGAAGGGCATTCGATAAAAATGTGCCGATTATGGTAGATGCGGAAGAAACCTGGATTCAGAATACCATTGATGAGCTGGCGATGGACATGATGCGACTATTTAATAAGGAAAGTATCATCGTTTACAATACTTATCAGATGTACCGTCATGATAAACTGGCCGACTTAAAAGCAGATCATTTGATTGCTAAAGCGTCAGGTTTCATTCTTGGGGTTAAAATGGTTCGTGGAGCATACATGGAGAAAGAGAGAAAAAGAGCCGAAGAGATGGGGTATTTATCGCCGATCCAACCAAATAAAGAAGCTTCAGACAGGGACTATAATGAGTCTTTGAACTATTGCATGGCGCATATCAATGAAATTGCCATTGTTTGCGGTACACACAATGAAGAAAGCTGTCGTTTATTAGCAGAATTGTTAGATCAACATCAGATCGGCCATAACCACCCCCATGTTTATTTTGCGCAGTTGCTGGGAATGAGTGATAACTTAAGCTTCAATTTGTCTGATGCAGGCTATAATGTTGCTAAATACGTTCCTTACGGGCCAATTAAAGCGGTAATGCCTTATCTTTTCAGAAGAGCGCAGGAAAATACCTCTATTGCAGGTGCAACGAGCAGAGAACTTGGATTGATCATCAAAGAAAAACAACGCAGAAAATTATAA
- a CDS encoding RNA-binding S4 domain-containing protein yields MIEFKLEGEFIPLIQLLKATSLVQSGGEAQTVVEDGLVKYNGKVDYRKRLKVRVGDVIDFMGQKITVI; encoded by the coding sequence ATGATAGAATTCAAATTAGAAGGCGAATTTATTCCCCTTATTCAGTTGCTAAAAGCAACCTCACTGGTACAAAGTGGCGGCGAAGCACAAACCGTTGTTGAAGACGGCCTGGTAAAATACAATGGCAAGGTCGACTATCGCAAGCGGTTGAAAGTTCGTGTGGGCGATGTAATTGATTTTATGGGACAGAAAATAACAGTAATTTAA
- a CDS encoding HAD family hydrolase, whose protein sequence is MKEIKNIIFDYGNVIFEIDFKRAQQAFVELGITDIETFFAHKGHHDIFNNLETAAISPAEFRTGIREASSNKEITDEQIDAAWNSLLIGVPPNVHEVLLKVKEKYRTFLLSNNNEIHYNWIVDYLKREFNMADNSSLFEKAYYSQQMFLRKPHVEIFEKVLAENNLDPEETLFIDDSPQHLTGARQAGMHTLLMTRHPKDLEEVLTEHHIL, encoded by the coding sequence ATGAAAGAAATAAAAAACATCATTTTTGATTACGGCAATGTAATCTTTGAAATCGACTTTAAAAGGGCACAACAAGCATTCGTAGAACTTGGCATTACTGACATAGAAACATTCTTCGCGCATAAAGGCCATCATGATATTTTCAATAACCTGGAAACCGCAGCAATTAGTCCGGCGGAGTTCAGAACCGGAATCCGGGAGGCATCCTCCAATAAAGAGATTACAGATGAGCAAATTGATGCTGCATGGAACAGTTTATTGATTGGAGTTCCACCCAATGTCCATGAAGTCCTATTAAAAGTAAAAGAGAAATACCGTACCTTTTTGCTGAGTAATAATAATGAAATCCATTATAACTGGATCGTGGACTACCTGAAAAGAGAATTCAATATGGCAGACAACAGCAGTCTGTTTGAAAAGGCATATTATTCCCAGCAGATGTTTTTAAGGAAACCACATGTAGAGATCTTTGAGAAAGTGCTGGCAGAGAACAACCTTGACCCAGAAGAGACGCTATTTATAGACGACAGTCCACAACACCTGACAGGTGCCAGACAAGCAGGCATGCATACTTTATTAATGACCAGACATCCTAAAGACCTGGAAGAAGTATTAACTGAGCACCATATATTATAA
- a CDS encoding prephenate dehydratase — protein MKQKKTRVAIQGIKASFHEEAAFKFFGKDIETIECNSFKQTCDSLERKESDFVIMAIENSIAGSLLPNYTLIREYNFAVVGEVYLPIQLHLMALPGVKFEDIKYATSHPIAIRQCVDFFDDFPHIQVIESNDTAACAKRIKEEQLTDTVAIANTLAAELYGLNIIERRIESNKKNYTRFLVLKQDKTEDLLEINKASICFQVGNHVGALSKVLNIFADQDVNLTKIQSMPVLGKRNEYYFYVDMEWSNMEQYDKAIRQTLKYTVNFNIMGEYLKNDKV, from the coding sequence ATGAAACAGAAAAAAACAAGAGTAGCGATTCAAGGTATTAAAGCGTCATTTCATGAAGAAGCCGCTTTCAAATTCTTCGGAAAAGACATTGAAACCATAGAATGTAATTCTTTCAAACAGACTTGCGACAGTCTGGAGAGAAAAGAATCGGACTTTGTGATCATGGCCATCGAGAATTCTATTGCAGGAAGTCTTCTACCCAACTATACCTTAATCCGCGAGTACAATTTTGCTGTTGTAGGAGAAGTATATTTACCGATTCAGTTGCACCTGATGGCTTTGCCAGGCGTAAAATTTGAGGACATCAAATATGCTACCTCCCACCCTATTGCGATTCGTCAGTGTGTTGACTTTTTTGACGATTTCCCTCACATTCAGGTAATTGAGAGCAATGATACTGCAGCTTGTGCCAAACGCATTAAAGAGGAACAATTAACAGATACCGTAGCCATTGCCAATACCCTGGCTGCAGAATTATACGGGCTGAATATCATTGAAAGAAGAATCGAGTCCAACAAAAAGAACTATACCCGTTTCCTGGTGCTAAAACAAGACAAAACAGAAGATTTGTTAGAGATCAATAAAGCTTCCATCTGTTTCCAGGTAGGCAATCATGTAGGTGCACTTTCCAAGGTCCTCAACATATTTGCAGATCAGGATGTGAACCTAACCAAAATCCAAAGCATGCCTGTCCTAGGAAAAAGAAACGAGTATTATTTCTACGTGGATATGGAATGGAGCAATATGGAACAATATGATAAAGCCATCCGCCAGACTTTAAAATACACCGTAAATTTTAACATTATGGGTGAATACCTGAAAAATGATAAAGTATAA